A region of the Cannabis sativa cultivar Pink pepper isolate KNU-18-1 chromosome 3, ASM2916894v1, whole genome shotgun sequence genome:
aggtgtggactataaggatacttttagtccggtcgccatgctcaaatccatcagaATTCTTGTCTCCATAGTTGCTGCTTTTGATTATGAGATCTTGCAAATGGATCTCAAGACAACTTTCCTTAATGGAATTCttaaagaaaccatctatatggagcaaccagaaggttatgtgcTTCCAAGGCAGGaagagaaagtttgcaaacttagTAGGTCCATTtctggacttaagcaagcttcttgcTCTTGGAACAAAAGGTCTGATAAAataatcaagacctacggctttcaccAAAACgatgatgaaccttgtgtttaatAACTCAATGATaatcaagtggtagtattcctggtcctttatgttgatgacattttgattattggcaacaatatcaagaaaatgactgacatcaaggagtgacttgacactcaattcaaaatgaaagatttgggtgaagctgcttATGTTCTTGATATTCAGATCATCATAAACCGGAAGAaaagatcccttgctctctctcaaatagcttacattgataaggtgttagagagattctcaatgacaaaTACCAAAGGGGCAGTGATGCCTTCTAGAcctggtatccgtctatctaaggaacagtctcgcactgatcctcaagagatagaggacataagaagggttccttatgcttcagtaGTTGGAAgactaatgtatgcaatgttatgcactagacctgacatttgctatgcagtaggaattatgagcaggtatcagacaaatcTAGGAGAGGAATATTGGACTGTAGTTAAGCATAttctaaaatatttgaaaagtacTAAGGATTATgggttagtctacaagggtggtacTTTAAATCCtgtaggctataccgactcagatttccaggcttgTCTTGATGACATGAAGTTTACATCTAGGATGGTATTTACTCTTGGGGATGGAGTAATTATTTGGAGAAGTCCTAACCAAACCACAATaccagactctaccatggaggttgAATACATAGCTATCGCTGAAACTGCTAAGGAACTGGTctagctaagaaagttcttctcaggacttggtgttgttcttggaatggaaaaaccaccGGTTTTACTTTGTGACAACACTGGATCTATAGCCAAtagtaaagagcctcgaagccacacgagaagtaaacatatagagaggaaataCCACAACATCAaggaatatgtggcaagaggggacatACTGGTGGAGAAACTGGACACTGAAGATAACTTAGccgatccattcaccaaagttttgACTGTAACAATATTTGGAAAGCACAGactgaatttaggattaattaaaATGTATTAATAGATATATGTTAgtgtaagtgggagtttgttgggctttgtgccctaaataaaactccatttcaatgtaatctttactattcaattatcaataaagaaacagatttaatttcattacttatttaatgtgttatttggttcatgtgatcatttatttatttattttatttataaattcatccaaatccttatcgcactgatattcttatttattgtgttgtcaacatagtggaaagtaatcaagattgtgtgattaaatgcattcctatgatttatcagtacatagggtttaactgataggataatctacaatgtagtttacttgcaccttggataagtgttatgtcctttccaaggcattagttaaagtaagcttgggttggatgcatggagtatgcatcggaagggaccgatattgaacttggattagatataataaacttaccgtaatatctattcaattcaacatcacctagttgatcttagatcaaatgatctcaatcctgagatggttaggttctagttcaattgtattatttttgttcttcagtctgttcgttaaagtcgaccaaatggatcttctcgtgacatatagattaaggacGTGACaattcaattgagtgggagcgctaatcataaacacaaaatctatagcttctatccagacttagaagtgaaacgatgatttcctttaagcttggcttaatagagataaatgatagagtgctcattttagtaattatattagttcactgaaatatcatttataggtacctaagtgttttaaggataaaatacattaaagggtgtaacggtaaatttttccttactcaatgtaaatcatctatagaggatcattgattattaggattataacaaatgGATAACTCATAGCGTatatatattgtggaacatatagagcattctatataattgagagtgcaattccaaatctatagtggtgcaacaaggaattaataagtcaaggaatttacttggtaaattctagatctgcttattggaagttctattatataggcccatggtccccatactagttgcgacaaactgtttgtaagactcagttaattgattttaattaatcaattataattctaaaattagactatgtctagtttatgaatttcactaagttatggcttgattgtgaagaaatatgattttaggatttatttattaatttggagactttgtggagtctaattaataaataatataaatgataattttatttgataattaattttaattattaaataaataattttggcatttatatgattaaaattgcaaaaagtggtatttgtgaaaaatagataaattattgaaaaaatggcaaaaatctaactagtgatGGGCCCTCTCATGGTTGGCCACTAGGGTCctcttttttctattattttattatttttattccaaataattcaatcctaaccctaagtgaattagtataaaaaaagAATGGTCTCATAATCTAACTAATGACTCTTGACCTAATTTTCTTCTTCTGAGACAACTTtaagacttcttcttcttcttttctctcttctaaTTCGAATCTATAGTGTTCTTCAAGATTAAAATTCAAACTTTAGTGATTGATTGCATGCCCACCCATATCAAGTTAGTCCTCAATAATAGTgtgtaagattgtgaagaatccaaacaactgaaggagtgtcgagctcagatcttgattttactctgcgacagaaagaaacaagggttagagatctgagaagaaggagtcatttaattccgctgcaactaatgtaaggtttctcataccttttatgtgtttaattttcatcattttagaagttcatatttaggatgttaaaaacatacttgtttgAAAATCTAGgtcttggtaaaatatattccaacaataaCATCCTACTTGCATAATCCCTTAACAAagtagaagaaagaaaagatcaTGCCACCTAAAGCTGCAGGCCTACCAGGAAGATAGGAAATATGAAACCATGATATTCTTTGAATTACACTAGTATGAATACACTGACTAGAACAAGAGACAATATTCAAATCAAAAGCAATAGGGTTCCAAGCAATGACAATCCTTCCGTTGGGATGAtaggaagaattagaagagaaacACCACCCTCGAAATAAACTAACATATCAAGCTCCCATTTTGTGAGCTTTAACCTTAGTCTCCAAGAGACGAATAATTCCTATGTTCTTATCATGAATAAGCCTAAGCACCTCATGATGTTTCCAGGAACTATTTATCCCTCAAACATCAAACAGAGAATTCTATCCATTAGGATTAGGAGGTGCTCCTCCTCCTTTTCCAAAATGAACCAAATCACAAAGAACCTGTGCAACTTGTGTTTCCTCCTCATTTAGGACCTGAAATGCATTATCCATAGTCAAAATCGTCtctgttttatttattaaacttTCTTTTCTAGTTTTCTTCATCCAAACTCCATGGACTTCTTTAACATTCTCTTGTCCCTCGGCCTAAATAATCTTAACAACCTCTTGATTCTGCTCCTTTTTTCCCAGTATTAATTTGAGTTTTCTCATGCACCTTGTCATTACAAGGTTCGGTCTCTACCTTCTTAGGAATCCATTTTGGCCTTAAAGTATCTCTCTTACACTGATCTTGAGAATGCCCCATCCTTTGACATCGCCTGCATAAAATTGGTTTCCAATCATAATGAATAGGAAAACAAATCACTTCACCTATCTCATTTTCAAAAGTGATCTGATTTGACAAACCTTGATCTATATTGATTTCAATCATGATCCAAGCATATTCCAATCTATCGCTATTCCTCGTTTCTTGATCTTGTTTCAGAATACTTCCAATTTGTCCAATAGTTTTCCTCATAGATGGACCACCCCAATTCTTCATATCAAGATTAAAGAGTTAAATCCAATTGGTATTTTGGTCAAATTCTCCTTATGAAATTTCCCCAGAGCATTCCAAGGCTTCATAATGATGGGTTTCCTGTTAAAAAACACATAACCTCCTACAATTATATTATCCCTATTCACCACTAAGTGAAATCTAACAACAAAAACTCCATGTGTGAACAGGGACACTTTGCCAATACCTTTATCTTTCCAAATTCTATGGAAGAAGCCTTTCATGACATGAATTGGGGGATTTGCTCTAAAAACATAACACACCAATGAAGAGTTCCTTAAAGAAACCTCATTCGCTATATCCTCAAAGGAAATCTTAATTCTATTCTCTATTTTTCCTTTTATATTTTCACCAGCAATCTCAGGTATATGCAAAATAGGGGTAGGGATATCATTGATTTTAACTCTAGACATTCTCTCCTCTAAAGCTTTGATGACTCCTATCCAGGATGATATAGTATTCGCATCATCCCTTTTCTCTAGATGTATAAGTGTTTCAAGAATTGATCTTGGGGCAACTGAAGGCGACATCTCCTCGAGCATATCCTCAATAAAGGTTCCCCCTTCACTCCTTTCATTGTCCTTCTTAGAGTCCCCCGATTCTGAAAAATCAATTGTAGTTATCCCCATTAAATCTGCTACCGACTTAGTTTTGAGAATATGATCCTCCGATGTCAGCCCTCCTTGCTTCACGAGCTTTGCATTATTAGCACTTCCTTTCGCATCCTTCTTCACTCCCTTTCTTGGTCTCCCTCGACCCGCCATGGCCCTAGCTCAAAAACTAAAGATCACGAGAAACCCTAGCAAAGACGTAATGTGACAGTGTTAATTTTACAGttaattttaatagaaaaataattaaatatcttatgtataaaaatatatatatattaagaaataGAGCATATTATTATACACTGCTATGACTATAATTAGTCCAAAATTTTATATTGAGCACTTAGAGTTTCAAGAGGGGGGGTGTGAAAAACATGGCTCTCAAATGGGGAACAAAAGTTAGATGTgaagaataattaattaataattgctTTTGTCACGTATACAAATgaacatattttatatatatacctatagtatatatataagacGACTATACAGTCATCGTATAATTGAATCACtacatttatatatgtatatgacttGGCATGTCGAAAGCTCTAGCATGGATGATAATGGAGTTCATATACAATCAATTATTGAAATATATTTACGTAGTATATTATTATCTCATCATAATTATTACTTTTGAGCAGACTTTGGATTCTTTTGtgtctagagagagagagaaagagagagtaaaATCCTTGCTTAGAGTTGAGAGGGTCCAATAGTGTCCTGTTTGGATTTGTTTATGATGGAAAGTTCTCTCATCTCTCTCTattattaatcaaaaaaaattaaataaaatataaagttttaaaaatgatGATTGAAATTAAGAGTCTGTCCTTTGACTTatgccttctctctctctctatatatcaCCATAAATACAAGCTCTTCAGAATTatatcatctctctctctcttgtatTACTCTCCAAAACCCAACTCttgtttattaaaccaaaaaagaaaaagttactaAGAAGTTCttattcatcatcttcttcttattattagcTTGGAAAATTAAActtcaaaataaaaagaaaaaaacagaaATATGGGAAGAGCTCCTTGTTGTGACAAGGCTAATGTGAAGAAAGGTCCATGGTCACCTGAGGAAGATGCTAAGCTTAAAGAGTACATAGACAAGTATGGAACTGGTGGCAATTGGATTGCTCTCCCACAGAAAGTTGGTATGTATACAtgtttgaattttcaatttataatcaTTTATAATAGCTGATGATGACCAGGCTTTTAACATGATGATCTCTTTTGTTTTGACATGTTTTGTATTGttaaagaaaatagatatacatagagagagagagagactgataagtgtttgttgttttgtttgtgtgtgtgtgtgtattaATTGTTTTCAGGCCTGAGAAGATGTGGGAAGAGTTGCAGACTGAGATGGCTTAACTATCTTAGACCCAACATTAAACATGGAGAATTCTCTGAAGAGGAAGATAATATTATCATTAACCTCTTTGCCAACATTGGAAGCAGGTACTTCATCATATACTTTCACCacttacataattttttttttttttttgggtttttcttTTCTCCTTAATTTTCAAAATCTACTGCAATGATTTCTTATAAGAAAAAAACGTTTAAATTTTGCAGAACATCCCACTTATTTTCCTCATGATCTTGTCTTGTCATATTTgaatatatcaatatatttattgtgtatTGATTTAAAAGATAAGAAGTTATTAAActcatctatatatatttaccaAACAACTGTTGTTGCAGATGGTCAATTATAGCAGCTCAGTTGCCAGGCAGAACTGACAATGATATAAAGAACTACTGGAACACCAAGCTGAAGAAGAAGCTGATGAGCATAATTAATCCAACAACACAAGGACTACTACTGAGAAAGCCTCCTCATCATCATCAACCTTCCACTATCTCATCTCTTCTTCAACATTCATCATCAACATCTACAtcctcatcttcatcatcaccatcatcacTAATCTGTACTAGCCAAACAGGGTCTTTCACTGGATTTGAACAGCCCATATCATCATTCTCACCAACTACTACTATTCTTAACCAAGAGAGTTACCTTACTCAAATGCCACCACATTACCAAGTCAACAGAGAAAGTTTTCAGCAACTCATGTTTAGTAATGGTGGTGGTGAAGCCAGTTGCAGCTCTTCAGATGGAAGCAACAGTTTttactataataataataataatggggTAAAACAAGAGAACCAGGAAGTAGTGATGATGATGTCAAATGAGGATAGCAACAACAACACCACCATTAATAATGTTAATGTTAATGGAAGTGGTTTGTGGGGTTCTTCTTCAGAGCAGGCTCCATTAGAGTACTTTGGTCTTGAAGAGATTAAGCAGTTGATTAGTActagtagtaataataataataccatTAGTTGCAGCAATTTTTTGTTTGATGAAAGCAAGACAGCGGAGGAAAGGGTCTTGTACTACTTCTGATGCTGACTGTGGGTAAAATCAATCAAAAAGATTTGGAGAAGAGTGGCAAAGGAAGAGGGGTATGGTTAAAAGATACTACTAGACTTGGACTTGGGTTTCTTTTTGGGTGGGGGAGGTGGTAGGGGTAGTAGGCTTGGACATCATATACATAATTCTGATGAGTAAACgcttttgttattttaaattttttgtttggacTGTACATGGTAAAATGTTTCCTCTCTGTTGCATTTCTTTTTGGGAAATGATGTTGTTTTGAGTACAGTTAACTGCCCCCTTACTCACTCAGACATAAATTTCATGATAGTCAGAATATATCTCATCAtctttttctattttagatCATTTTACATTTTATAAGAACTATGGCTTGGAATTTAAAACCAAGTATATGCACAATTATCAATGTGTTATTTTTTTCTCCAATTAGtaatattttcttctattactATTACaaccttcttttttttttttgtttatttcaaAAGGGATCTATTCAATCCTCAAGCCTTAATGTGAATGCCTTAGATTTTTCTAATATGCTTGTTAGTAGATTAGTTTTTTTAATCCTTATCTTAACCTTATTAAACAAGTTGCATATTTCATATTGTATATGATCTAAAAAGTCTCATAAAGAATCAAATTTGGAGTAGAAGAAAACAAAACATGGCAATTGAATACATTAAAGCCTGATAATGACATGTATTTGAAAAACTATGAACAAAGAAATCTTCAATAAAAATTAGGCTGCATGTTATCgttaagtaatatttttttattgtttggtTCATGAGTATAGTAACATGTGAGCCAAGTCTCAATAATTGACAAAATTTTGATTAAGACTTGTGCGGTATGGAGGGAGGAGGGACAGAGTACTTGATTATAAGAAAAGGAGTAAATTTATAAACAAATCCCAACTTGGGAAATTGATATTATAAAAAGCAAGATTGAAGGCATTTATAATGAGTGTGATGGAGAATCCTCATAGGGAAGCAGTCCATACCATAGGGCTCCAAAATTACATGATCTAAGGATAATGATGCCTTGAGTGTGTCATTaatttaagcaaaaaaaaaaaaaaaaacaagaagagATAAAAAGTAAtttcctttatttatttatttattttaatgaggAAAAGCATTAACATTAAacaatgtttaaaaataaatgcatTGACCTCTTCAccatttttgttttcttctcCAAGTAGAGAAGACTATTTGAGCTTTGCCAGCTAAAGGCATTTTATAGTtcatattaaaaataaagtaCAATTGTCTTTTAAAGTTATTATCAACTAAGAGGAAAGTTTTTCTAGAATGTCTTTTCTAGTGCAATGATAAAAATGTCAAAAAGGTAGTTCCTACTGGCCCTTGAAATTTCCAAGAACATCTCTTTTGGCTCATAATTTCTACACAAagtaaaattgattaattaattagtatgtAAACAGAGATGAACTGTTCATGATAAAATCAAATTTGGGGTGTTTGCTTAAATGGGACATCATAGTTTCAGACTTTTATTATCTCTTTAGACAATTTGGTTTTGATCAAGTCTCTAACTTTAATTAATATTCATTCATCTACTGTGGTTTTCTTGTGGGGCCATTAACCAAGAAATTAACAGTGCTTTAATTTACTTTTcccaataatataaataaatgataCTATCAAGTTCTTACTGGGGTAGCTCTATTCTCTGAACCCTTCATCATCACCATGGAAAGAAATGGTTACTGTCACTCACAACAAGCTAAGAACACTTAAGACCAAAAATGGAAATTGCACAAAAACTAAAAAgcaaatttaattttgttttgttttactGTTCAAGTGTGGTTTAGCTGGA
Encoded here:
- the LOC115711635 gene encoding transcription factor RAX2; translated protein: MGRAPCCDKANVKKGPWSPEEDAKLKEYIDKYGTGGNWIALPQKVGLRRCGKSCRLRWLNYLRPNIKHGEFSEEEDNIIINLFANIGSRWSIIAAQLPGRTDNDIKNYWNTKLKKKLMSIINPTTQGLLLRKPPHHHQPSTISSLLQHSSSTSTSSSSSSPSSLICTSQTGSFTGFEQPISSFSPTTTILNQESYLTQMPPHYQVNRESFQQLMFSNGGGEASCSSSDGSNSFYYNNNNNGVKQENQEVVMMMSNEDSNNNTTINNVNVNGSGLWGSSSEQAPLEYFGLEEIKQLISTSSNNNNTISCSNFLFDESKTAEERVLYYF